A genomic segment from Chitinophaga niabensis encodes:
- a CDS encoding DUF3857 domain-containing protein: MRNIFILLLISTAAFAGDPQFPVSAIPAQLLKNADVVQRREELTIRLIDLKDMRVTHRCVITILNENGDKYSGFGAWYDKFREVKDIRGTLYDASGKQLRKLKSSDVKDESAVNDNNLMDDSRMKSHNFYHKVYPYTVEYEVEYRYRRTAGMDTWVPQGQSNYAVEHSRLSVTVPESYDLRYRSYRYQGEPVKTTEKGDKTFVWEVKDISALPEEPLAVPWRNRSVMVYLSPSEFAFDNYTGKMNTWDDYGKFQLALNAGRDVLPEKTKAAVHALTDGLKDPKEKVKALYQYMQQHTRYISIQLGIGGWQPFDATYVATKGYGDCKALSNYMYSLLKEAGVRSHYTLVKAGRGETDLIEDFTVDQFNHIILCVPMAKDTTWLECTSQDAPTGYLGDFTSNRTVLVIDETGGKLVRTPTYTMDQNLQIRHLTATINATGDLRGKAETRYTGMQQDWYHGFIHNVSPEKQMEILKGKLNLASYDINKFHYEEYADALPVPAVEEVLDITVPSYASVSGKRLFIVPNVLNKSNAKLSAEGERQSDIQLKTADKDTDTVELIIPEGYKPEAVFPELVHESKFGKYTAKVKVEGTKVTYIRSYEKKAGVFPAKDFALLEEFYNKVYKADRSRIILVKAE; the protein is encoded by the coding sequence ATGCGGAATATTTTCATCTTATTACTGATAAGTACGGCTGCATTTGCAGGTGATCCGCAATTCCCGGTAAGCGCAATTCCCGCGCAATTGCTGAAGAATGCAGACGTGGTGCAGCGAAGAGAAGAACTAACGATCAGGCTGATCGATCTGAAAGATATGCGCGTTACACACCGCTGTGTAATCACCATCCTCAATGAGAACGGCGATAAATACAGTGGCTTTGGCGCCTGGTATGATAAATTCCGGGAAGTAAAAGATATCCGCGGCACATTATACGATGCCTCCGGCAAACAGCTGCGTAAACTAAAGAGCAGCGATGTAAAGGACGAAAGTGCCGTGAACGATAATAACCTCATGGACGACAGCCGTATGAAATCCCATAATTTCTACCACAAGGTATATCCGTATACGGTAGAATATGAAGTGGAATACCGGTATCGCAGGACAGCAGGCATGGATACCTGGGTGCCGCAGGGGCAAAGTAACTACGCCGTGGAGCACAGCCGTTTATCTGTAACCGTGCCGGAAAGCTACGACCTGCGCTATCGGTCTTACCGTTACCAGGGAGAACCGGTTAAAACAACGGAAAAAGGAGATAAAACGTTCGTATGGGAAGTGAAGGATATCAGCGCATTACCTGAAGAGCCGCTGGCTGTTCCCTGGCGGAACCGCTCTGTAATGGTGTACCTGTCTCCCAGTGAATTTGCATTTGACAACTATACCGGTAAAATGAACACCTGGGACGATTACGGAAAGTTCCAGCTGGCACTCAACGCCGGCAGGGATGTGTTGCCTGAAAAAACAAAAGCGGCCGTACATGCACTCACGGATGGGTTAAAAGATCCCAAAGAAAAAGTAAAGGCATTGTATCAATACATGCAGCAGCATACCCGCTACATCAGTATTCAGCTGGGGATCGGCGGCTGGCAACCTTTTGATGCTACTTATGTGGCAACAAAAGGATATGGGGACTGTAAAGCACTTTCCAACTACATGTATTCTTTACTGAAGGAAGCTGGCGTCCGTTCTCATTATACTTTGGTAAAAGCCGGCAGGGGAGAAACGGACCTGATAGAAGACTTCACGGTGGACCAGTTCAATCACATCATCCTCTGCGTACCCATGGCCAAAGACACTACCTGGCTGGAATGTACCAGCCAGGATGCCCCTACCGGTTACCTGGGCGATTTCACCAGTAACCGAACGGTACTGGTAATAGATGAAACAGGCGGCAAGCTGGTACGTACGCCCACTTATACGATGGACCAGAACCTGCAGATCAGGCATCTTACAGCAACGATCAATGCTACGGGAGACCTGAGAGGAAAAGCAGAAACGCGTTATACAGGTATGCAGCAGGACTGGTACCATGGTTTTATCCATAATGTATCGCCGGAAAAACAAATGGAGATCCTGAAAGGCAAACTGAACCTTGCCAGTTACGACATCAATAAGTTCCATTATGAAGAATATGCGGATGCTTTGCCCGTACCGGCTGTAGAGGAAGTACTGGATATCACCGTGCCCAGTTATGCTTCTGTAAGCGGTAAACGCTTATTCATTGTGCCCAATGTATTGAATAAAAGCAACGCAAAGCTCTCTGCTGAAGGAGAACGGCAATCGGATATCCAACTGAAAACAGCGGATAAGGATACAGATACTGTAGAGCTTATTATTCCGGAGGGATATAAACCTGAGGCTGTTTTTCCGGAACTGGTACATGAAAGCAAGTTCGGTAAGTATACAGCGAAAGTAAAGGTAGAAGGAACGAAAGTGACTTATATCCGTAGTTACGAAAAGAAGGCAGGAGTGTTCCCTGCAAAGGATTTTGCCTTACTGGAAGAATTCTACAACAAAGTATATAAAGCTGACCGGAGCAGGATCATTCTTGTGAAAGCAGAATAA
- a CDS encoding DUF3857 domain-containing transglutaminase family protein — protein MLRKSVSLLFGTMCVCALTMGQDKSPARFGKVSPEDFKTTRYELDTSAGAAIIADIGSSAFESGNEWFIQVFKHYKRVHILKKSGYDEANVSIYLYMDGNDEERVSNLKAVTYNLENGKVVETKLESKAVFTDKLDKHNIVKKFTLPAVKEGSIIEYSYTINSEFPYRLRPWAFQDASFPVLWSEYEISLPEYYEYIFLSQGYNPFHIKDSENSRQTFNFRMSSPGAYGGASQRTEAVSVTPGITRHRWVVKDVAPLKEENFVTTLGNHINYIEFQLSALRFPNSPVRPVMSTWPKMTEDLLKDEQYGGQLGKNNNFLSDKVEELTKGTTNLKEKAVNIYNWVRDNFTCTDYSAFYAEQTLKTTFTKKSGSVAEVNLLLVAMLRHAGLDATPVLLSSRSHGKVYPLYPIRSKFNYTIVNLKIDEQEYNMDATRPFLGFGKLHTSSYNGHARKINEAATAMSFEADSLKEQSVTGIFLAGNDKGKLTGHFQQQATYFESYELRSKVKEKGEEAYFKEVAKGFLSDIDLKNGKLDQLQDYTKPVVIDYDFTLNESDEGGMIYLNPMFSQALKANPFKSAERKYPVEMPYVPDVNYTLSMQLPEGYTVEDMPKSTIVNYNDGEGVFQYIIGKQDNMLQLRCRVKLGRAQYAPEEYEHLRSFFDMIVKKQAEQIVIRKKS, from the coding sequence ATGCTTAGAAAGTCCGTATCCCTGTTATTCGGAACCATGTGTGTGTGCGCCCTTACGATGGGGCAGGATAAAAGCCCGGCCCGTTTTGGAAAGGTTTCTCCGGAAGATTTTAAAACTACCCGTTACGAGCTGGATACTTCAGCCGGCGCGGCCATTATCGCGGATATAGGCTCCTCAGCCTTTGAATCCGGAAATGAATGGTTTATCCAGGTATTTAAGCACTATAAAAGAGTGCATATCCTTAAAAAGAGCGGGTACGATGAGGCCAATGTATCCATTTACCTGTATATGGATGGCAACGATGAAGAAAGGGTGAGCAACCTCAAAGCGGTGACCTATAACCTGGAAAATGGTAAAGTGGTGGAAACCAAACTGGAATCGAAGGCTGTTTTCACGGATAAGCTGGATAAGCACAACATTGTCAAGAAGTTCACGCTTCCGGCGGTGAAAGAAGGCTCTATCATCGAATATTCCTATACCATCAATTCTGAATTTCCTTACCGCCTCCGCCCATGGGCTTTCCAGGATGCGAGTTTCCCCGTGCTGTGGAGTGAATATGAGATCTCCCTGCCGGAGTACTATGAATACATCTTCCTGAGCCAGGGATATAATCCATTTCATATCAAAGACAGTGAGAACAGCAGGCAGACCTTCAATTTCAGGATGAGTTCTCCCGGTGCTTATGGTGGCGCCTCTCAACGGACTGAAGCTGTTTCCGTAACACCCGGTATTACCCGGCATCGCTGGGTGGTGAAGGATGTAGCGCCGCTGAAAGAAGAAAACTTTGTAACAACGCTGGGCAACCACATCAATTACATTGAATTCCAGTTATCTGCCCTGCGTTTCCCGAATTCCCCGGTAAGGCCTGTGATGAGTACCTGGCCCAAAATGACGGAGGACCTCCTGAAAGATGAGCAATACGGCGGGCAATTGGGTAAGAACAATAATTTCTTGTCAGACAAGGTGGAAGAACTCACGAAAGGCACTACTAATCTCAAAGAAAAAGCGGTGAATATCTATAACTGGGTGAGAGATAATTTTACCTGCACGGATTATTCGGCTTTTTATGCGGAGCAGACATTGAAAACCACTTTTACCAAAAAAAGTGGCAGCGTGGCAGAGGTGAACCTGCTGCTGGTAGCCATGCTCAGGCATGCCGGCCTGGATGCAACGCCTGTATTGCTGAGTTCCCGCAGTCATGGTAAGGTATATCCTTTATATCCTATCCGCTCCAAATTCAACTATACGATCGTTAACCTGAAGATCGACGAGCAGGAATATAATATGGATGCTACCCGTCCTTTCCTGGGATTTGGCAAATTGCATACTTCCAGTTATAACGGCCATGCCCGGAAAATAAACGAAGCAGCTACTGCTATGTCTTTTGAGGCAGATTCTTTAAAGGAACAAAGTGTTACGGGCATTTTCCTTGCTGGTAACGACAAAGGAAAGCTCACCGGGCATTTTCAGCAGCAGGCTACTTATTTCGAATCTTACGAATTACGTTCAAAGGTGAAAGAGAAAGGAGAGGAGGCATACTTTAAGGAAGTGGCCAAAGGTTTCCTGTCGGACATAGACCTGAAGAACGGAAAGCTGGACCAGTTGCAGGACTACACAAAACCGGTGGTGATCGACTACGATTTTACACTGAATGAAAGTGATGAAGGAGGGATGATCTACCTGAACCCCATGTTCTCACAAGCGCTGAAGGCTAATCCTTTCAAATCAGCTGAACGGAAGTACCCTGTGGAAATGCCCTATGTGCCGGATGTGAACTATACGCTGAGCATGCAATTACCGGAGGGATATACGGTGGAAGATATGCCTAAATCCACGATCGTAAACTATAACGATGGGGAAGGTGTTTTCCAGTACATCATTGGTAAGCAGGATAATATGCTGCAACTCCGTTGCCGTGTTAAATTAGGGCGCGCGCAATATGCGCCTGAGGAATATGAGCACCTGCGTTCGTTCTTCGATATGATCGTGAAGAAACAGGCGGAGCAGATCGTAATCAGGAAGAAATCTTAA
- the queG gene encoding tRNA epoxyqueuosine(34) reductase QueG: MIKQKARALGFDHCGIAKAEQLTDDAYRLEQWLNKGMHGSMGYMENYFDKRIDPRLLVDGAQSVITLLLNYYPAVSQQPDTPHIAKYAYGKDYHEVIKAKLNEFLFELRAELGDIQGRGFVDSAPVLERSWAQRSGLGWIGKNGNLIHKQAGSFFFIATMIVDIPLVYDSPVGDYCGSCTKCLDACPTQALVSPTVVDGSRCISYYTIELKDMLIPAAMEGQFNNWMFGCDICQDVCPWNRFAKATSEAEFAPIPEILNLTSSQWEELTEEEFKKIFSKSPLKRSKYAGIRRNLKFLGK; this comes from the coding sequence ATGATCAAGCAAAAAGCCCGCGCGCTGGGCTTTGACCATTGTGGCATTGCGAAAGCGGAACAGCTCACAGACGATGCTTACCGCCTGGAGCAATGGCTCAATAAGGGCATGCATGGCTCCATGGGGTATATGGAGAATTACTTCGATAAACGCATAGACCCCAGGCTGCTTGTAGACGGCGCTCAGTCTGTGATCACCCTGCTGCTGAATTATTACCCCGCCGTTTCCCAGCAGCCGGATACACCTCATATCGCCAAATACGCATATGGCAAAGATTATCACGAGGTTATCAAAGCAAAACTGAACGAATTCCTCTTTGAACTCCGGGCTGAACTGGGAGATATACAGGGCCGGGGGTTCGTTGATTCCGCCCCGGTACTGGAGCGAAGCTGGGCGCAACGCAGCGGGCTGGGCTGGATCGGGAAGAACGGGAACCTGATCCATAAACAGGCAGGCTCTTTCTTCTTCATTGCCACCATGATCGTGGATATTCCCCTGGTATATGATTCCCCCGTTGGAGATTATTGCGGCTCCTGTACAAAATGCCTGGATGCCTGCCCTACACAGGCGCTGGTCTCTCCCACTGTTGTGGATGGTTCCCGCTGTATCTCCTACTATACTATTGAATTGAAGGACATGCTGATCCCCGCTGCCATGGAGGGCCAGTTCAATAACTGGATGTTCGGCTGTGATATCTGCCAGGATGTATGCCCCTGGAACCGGTTCGCTAAAGCCACTTCTGAGGCTGAATTTGCCCCGATCCCGGAGATATTGAACCTCACCTCTTCCCAATGGGAAGAATTAACGGAAGAGGAGTTTAAGAAGATATTCAGTAAGTCTCCCCTGAAACGGAGTAAATATGCAGGGATCAGGCGGAACCTGAAATTCCTGGGAAAATAG